The following nucleotide sequence is from Glycine max cultivar Williams 82 chromosome 9, Glycine_max_v4.0, whole genome shotgun sequence.
ACATCTGAACCCtccctacactttttttttgttttattcctttttgttttgaactGCATCACAAATATAAATCAGGTTGTGATAGATTTCACGGCGTCGTGGTGCGGCCCTTGCAGATTCATAGCTCCGGTATTTAACGAGATGGCCAAGAAGTTTAGCAACGCTGAGTTTGTCAAGATCGATGTCGACGAATTACCTGTGATTTTGACTTCCTTAATCCACTCCAATTAATTTTGTTGGTTTTCGTTTTGTTAATATTGTGTTATGGTTAAATCGGAATAGGATGTGGCTAAGGATTTTAAGGTGGAGGCGATGCCGACGTTTGTGTTGtgtaagaaaggaaaagaagttgATAGGGTTGTGGGCGCCAGGAAGGACGAGCTCCAGAACAAGATTCAGAAACATTATCAATAAAACGTGGAATCAATCACCACATGCCATGCTAGCTATTCAAACAAGCCTATGTATTCAGCTAtgttatatatgtgtgtctatctatctttcttttcaagggaaaaaatatagaaaaaaaaaataaagtacaaggcttgtgatgatgatgatgaagttgTACAATTTAAACTTATTGGGTTTTATGTTTCTTCGCCAAGATGATGTTTGTTtcagttatatataattttccaaAATACTTTCTCACTCTTCTCTGTGTATGCTTTgcgtttttatttaattatttcttgaaTGTTTGATATGGTTGTCTCTTCAAGCAAATTATTTCTTGTGGTATAGTAATTAATTGTGACAAAACAAGTTATATTCTTTGTGAACTGGATAGATCATTCTTTAAAAATGACTACACTTCTTTTCTACTATCTCCCTATGTTATCTTTTAAACTAAGGTGAATTTTATGAAGTTGtgaaataacttttttcttcatGAAGACCACATTGAGAGAATGCGAAGAGTAAAGACCTTACATTTTGatacaacaataacaaaaaaaagccTTTTCATaatgaattaccaaaaaaaggtatGTGTAAAggtagaagagaaaaaaattgttagaagATTTGGGAGTAATTTGATAATAATGTTCTTTagaggatttttttattatgaaataatcataaattttaaattttcaaatacatGAAAACAACTTctttttaggaaaataaaaatgtcttgttatattatttattaaaaaaatacaagctttcaaaaaaatttaaatatgaactaGTTggtaagaaatataattaaatattgtcTTTGATTCGATGGAAATGGGGGGAAAATTTTCACCTTTGGAAAATGGCTCTGTAAATTATAAAGTGTAgattaaatttcaattgattaaCAATTTAACATATTGCAGACATATTTTACATATCAATAGAACTATAAAAGGTCTTGTATTGTCTATTCTATATCTTAACAAACATATTGTTGACTATAGAATGACAAATTTTCGAGTGATCGATGCTGGTGTTGTCCAAAGAGctattaaacaaatttttgatATATTGGAAGCTTAGAATGTTGGATATAACATGAAAGTAACATTACCAAACCTTTGCAGTTTACAATGAGAAATGAAAAAGTAACAGATCTTTGAgacttcaaaattttataaa
It contains:
- the LOC100803391 gene encoding thioredoxin H2, giving the protein MGSAFSALFGRGSTVAEGSSESLHVLPFHSSERWQLHFNEVKETSKLVVIDFTASWCGPCRFIAPVFNEMAKKFSNAEFVKIDVDELPDVAKDFKVEAMPTFVLCKKGKEVDRVVGARKDELQNKIQKHYQ